GCGGCATTGCCATGGCCACGCCCAAGGCCGGTTCACACCCGCAATCCGCACGCCATGACCGCCGCGCCATACTGGGCGGCGGCAGAATTTCACTTGAAAAACAATGCGCCATATCCGATAGCCCCTGACTGCACAGTAACAGGGGGCGGAACATGATTGCGGGGGTTGTCGCAGGGTTCTTTTCAGGTTTGGCATTGATCGCGGCCATCGGGGCGCAGAACGCATTTGTGCTGCGCCAGGGGCTGCGGCGAGAGCATGTGGGCGTTGTTGTGCTGATCTGCGCCGTGTCCGATGCGGTTCTGGTGGCCCTTGGGGTTGCGGGGGCGCAGGTTATCGCAACCGCGCTGCCGGGATTTCAGCAGATCATGCTGTGGGGGGGCGTGGCGTTTCTGGTGGTCTATGGCGCGTTGCGGTTCCGGGCGGCAGTCCAAGGGGGCGAAGCGTTGCGCCCGACGAATGGCGCTGCGGTGCCGTTGGGCCGTGTTG
Above is a window of Roseinatronobacter sp. S2 DNA encoding:
- a CDS encoding LysE/ArgO family amino acid transporter — encoded protein: MIAGVVAGFFSGLALIAAIGAQNAFVLRQGLRREHVGVVVLICAVSDAVLVALGVAGAQVIATALPGFQQIMLWGGVAFLVVYGALRFRAAVQGGEALRPTNGAAVPLGRVVAICLAFTWLNPHVYLDTVALLGALSLQYAPWQWAFGAGAILSSFVFFAALGFGARLLAPVLARPRAWVVLEVVIGVIMWGIAAKLLVRAIAL